In a single window of the Nitrospira sp. MA-1 genome:
- a CDS encoding amylo-alpha-1,6-glucosidase codes for MAERREWLVTNGIGGFASGTVAGSLTRRYHGLLMAALKPPLGRTLLVSKLEETVKYREQTVQLSTNHWDGGTIAPTGFLYLERFRLEGTTPVWTFAIADTQLEKRIWMEPGENTTYVRYTLIRGTLPVRLNLHAFINHRDYHGTTLDTLPEFSTTPVPHGLQILPAGGSPFILSASEGLVESVSTWFHNYHLPLERERGLPDREHHLHIGTWSLDLKPGEQMTWMASIRLKPSRPAASCFESRRRHETALLQSESTTKHSHSNGPAWIQQLTLAADQFIASRPLSPNDTGHTIIAGYHWFGDWGRDTMISLPGLTLPTKRFDIARSILSTFAQYADQGMLPNRFPEEGEAPEYNSVDATLWYVEAVRQYVDASDDHAFLKTIFPVLVEMLAWYRKGTRFGIGMDPADHLLHAGETGVQLTWMDAKIGDWVVTPRIGKPIEINALWYQAWLTLGQLAKTLKEPHEEFLQTAKAIHASFQRFWDEPLHRCYDVLDGPHGHDPAPRPNQLFAVSLPHSPLTYKQQHAVVDYCAQHLYTTYGLRSLGQDDSQYVGQYEGDIRQRDRAYHQGTVWGWLLGPFVLAHFRVYHNAEVALSHLVPMAHHLNDYGLGTLGEIFDGQPPFAPQGCIAQAWTVAEILRAWHLIQPSANRETKENHTLQK; via the coding sequence ATGGCGGAACGCCGGGAATGGCTCGTCACTAACGGCATCGGAGGGTTCGCCTCCGGCACGGTAGCCGGCTCTCTCACCCGCCGATATCACGGGCTATTGATGGCCGCACTCAAGCCACCTCTCGGGCGGACCTTATTAGTCAGCAAGCTGGAAGAGACCGTGAAATACCGGGAGCAGACGGTACAACTTTCAACAAATCATTGGGATGGAGGCACGATTGCACCCACCGGCTTTTTATATCTGGAGCGGTTCCGTTTGGAAGGCACCACGCCGGTCTGGACGTTTGCCATCGCCGACACACAATTGGAAAAACGAATTTGGATGGAGCCGGGGGAGAATACCACGTATGTCAGGTATACCTTGATCCGGGGAACCCTGCCGGTTCGGCTCAATCTGCACGCCTTTATTAATCATCGGGATTATCACGGGACGACGCTGGACACCCTGCCGGAATTCTCCACCACGCCCGTACCCCATGGACTACAAATTCTGCCCGCAGGAGGCTCTCCGTTTATCCTATCCGCGTCGGAAGGGTTGGTAGAGAGCGTCAGTACCTGGTTTCACAATTATCATCTGCCCCTGGAACGGGAGCGCGGACTTCCCGATCGGGAGCATCATCTGCACATCGGCACCTGGAGCCTCGACTTAAAACCAGGCGAACAGATGACCTGGATGGCCAGCATCCGTCTAAAGCCGTCCAGACCCGCTGCTTCCTGTTTCGAATCACGCCGACGTCATGAAACGGCATTGCTCCAATCGGAATCAACGACAAAACATTCACACTCGAACGGGCCGGCCTGGATCCAACAGCTCACACTGGCCGCCGACCAGTTCATTGCCTCTCGTCCCCTCTCACCCAACGACACCGGCCATACGATCATCGCCGGCTATCATTGGTTTGGAGATTGGGGGAGAGACACCATGATCAGCCTGCCCGGACTGACGCTGCCCACCAAACGCTTTGACATCGCTCGCAGCATTCTTTCCACCTTTGCGCAATATGCCGACCAAGGCATGCTTCCCAACCGATTCCCCGAGGAGGGAGAAGCGCCGGAATACAATAGTGTCGATGCCACGCTCTGGTACGTCGAGGCTGTCCGCCAATATGTGGACGCCTCCGATGACCACGCCTTTCTCAAAACGATCTTTCCCGTGCTTGTCGAGATGCTGGCGTGGTACCGCAAGGGCACCAGGTTTGGAATCGGCATGGATCCCGCCGATCACCTCCTTCATGCCGGGGAGACGGGGGTGCAGCTCACCTGGATGGATGCCAAGATCGGAGACTGGGTCGTGACGCCCCGCATCGGCAAACCGATCGAAATCAATGCGCTGTGGTATCAAGCCTGGCTTACCTTGGGACAATTGGCCAAAACCTTGAAAGAACCGCACGAGGAATTTCTGCAAACAGCCAAGGCCATCCACGCCTCCTTTCAACGGTTCTGGGACGAACCATTACACCGCTGCTATGACGTGCTGGACGGACCGCATGGCCATGATCCGGCCCCACGCCCCAATCAATTGTTCGCCGTATCGTTGCCACACAGTCCGCTCACCTACAAGCAGCAGCATGCGGTCGTCGACTATTGCGCCCAACATCTCTACACAACATATGGATTACGCAGCTTGGGACAGGATGATTCCCAATATGTGGGACAATATGAAGGAGATATCCGGCAGAGGGATAGAGCCTATCATCAGGGCACGGTCTGGGGCTGGCTCCTGGGTCCTTTCGTGCTGGCACATTTTCGGGTCTATCACAATGCCGAAGTTGCGCTGTCTCATCTTGTCCCGATGGCTCATCATCTCAATGATTACGGCCTGGGGACGCTCGGCGAAATTTTTGACGGACAACCACCCTTTGCTCCGCAAGGTTGCATCGCCCAAGCCTGGACCGTCGCCGAAATCCTCCGCGCCTGGCATCTCATTCAACCTTCCGCCAACAGAGAAACAAAAGAAAACCACACTCTCCAAAAGTAA
- a CDS encoding glucosidase — MSEATPRLTQEEIRLEESKKRTVHWKRWGPYLSERQWGTVREDYSPHGDAWEYFSHDQSRSRAYRWGEDGIGGICDRHQQICFALALWNGKDPILKERLYGLTGNEGNHGEDVKEYYFYLDSTPTHSYMKFLYKYPQHPFPYAQLMEENRKRGKHDWEYELMDTGIFDDNRYFDVFIEYAKATHEDILIRITAHNRGPDFAELHVLPTIWFRNTWSWTPHAPRPTLNRDEDLGDAQVIHLDHEQYGSRWLLSEGTPELLFTENDTNMQRLYGVPNGNPYVKDGINDFIVAGTKEAVNPEQVGTKAAVHYHPLIAPGQCVTYRLRLTNLPPTEGQLGKEFETIFPARQLDADEFFAKRLGTAQSKDAQNVQRQAFAGMLWSKQFYHFDVRTWLAGDPTEPPPPAGRENGRNADWKHLYNEDIISMPDKWEYPWFAAWDLAFHCVPLALVDPDFAKDQLRLLVREWYMHPNGQIPAYEWAFGDVNPPVHAWAAWRVYKIEKRIRGKADRVWLAKIFHKLLLNFTWWVNRKDADGRNIFQGGFLGLDNIGVFDRSAPLPTGGYIDQSDGTSWMGMYCLNMLAIALELARHDPAYGDVASKFFEHFVYISHAINHFGEGNHEASLWDETDGFYYDMLHIPNGHSQQMKVRSMVGLIPLFAVETLEPEVVDALPGFKRRLLWFIENRPEFRRHVCSTSLPDGRVRRMLSIVDQEQLPRVMKYMLDEEEFLSTYGIRALSKYHHDHPYVLHLNGHEHRVDYEPAESKTGMFGGNSNWRGPIWFPVNFLLIESLQKFHHFFGDHLTVECPTGSGSQQTLWQVAAEISRRLNRIFLRDTAGHRPVNGGVAMFQHDPHWRDHLLFYEYFHGDNGAGLGASHQTGWTGLVTKLLEQSGE; from the coding sequence ATGTCCGAAGCAACACCCCGTCTGACACAAGAAGAAATACGGCTCGAAGAATCTAAAAAGCGAACGGTGCATTGGAAACGTTGGGGACCCTACCTGAGTGAGCGGCAATGGGGCACGGTCCGTGAGGATTACAGCCCTCATGGAGACGCATGGGAATACTTCTCTCATGACCAATCACGTTCACGGGCCTATCGGTGGGGCGAAGATGGCATCGGGGGAATCTGCGACCGTCACCAGCAGATTTGTTTTGCACTGGCTCTCTGGAACGGAAAAGATCCCATTCTGAAGGAACGGTTGTATGGATTAACCGGGAACGAAGGCAATCACGGGGAGGACGTCAAAGAATATTACTTTTACCTGGACTCCACGCCGACGCATTCCTACATGAAGTTTTTATATAAATATCCCCAACACCCGTTTCCCTATGCCCAATTGATGGAAGAAAACCGGAAGCGCGGCAAACACGATTGGGAATATGAGTTGATGGACACGGGTATCTTTGATGACAACCGGTACTTCGACGTGTTTATCGAATATGCCAAAGCGACGCACGAAGACATCCTCATCCGGATCACCGCTCACAACCGGGGGCCTGATTTTGCGGAGCTTCATGTATTGCCGACCATCTGGTTTCGCAATACCTGGTCCTGGACGCCACATGCTCCCCGTCCCACACTCAATCGGGATGAGGACCTTGGCGATGCGCAAGTCATCCACCTCGACCATGAACAGTATGGATCGCGGTGGTTGTTAAGCGAAGGGACTCCGGAATTGCTGTTTACGGAAAATGACACCAACATGCAACGGCTGTATGGGGTGCCCAACGGCAATCCGTACGTTAAAGACGGGATCAATGACTTTATCGTCGCCGGCACAAAAGAGGCGGTGAACCCGGAACAGGTGGGAACGAAGGCTGCGGTTCATTATCATCCCCTAATTGCCCCTGGACAATGCGTCACCTATCGACTCCGATTGACCAATTTACCTCCGACCGAGGGACAGTTGGGCAAAGAGTTTGAAACCATTTTCCCTGCACGGCAACTGGATGCGGATGAGTTTTTTGCCAAACGACTCGGAACGGCGCAATCCAAGGACGCGCAAAACGTTCAGCGTCAGGCGTTTGCCGGGATGCTGTGGAGCAAACAGTTCTATCATTTTGACGTGCGCACCTGGCTGGCCGGAGATCCCACAGAGCCACCGCCGCCCGCAGGCCGCGAAAATGGCCGGAACGCGGATTGGAAACACCTCTACAATGAAGACATCATTTCCATGCCCGACAAATGGGAATACCCGTGGTTTGCGGCCTGGGACCTCGCCTTTCATTGCGTCCCATTAGCCCTGGTGGACCCGGACTTCGCGAAAGATCAACTCCGGTTATTGGTCAGAGAATGGTATATGCATCCCAACGGGCAAATTCCCGCGTATGAGTGGGCGTTCGGCGATGTGAATCCGCCCGTCCACGCCTGGGCCGCCTGGCGGGTGTATAAAATTGAAAAACGCATCAGGGGCAAAGCCGACCGTGTGTGGTTGGCCAAGATATTCCATAAACTCCTGCTGAACTTTACCTGGTGGGTGAATCGAAAAGATGCCGATGGGCGCAATATTTTTCAAGGCGGCTTTCTCGGACTGGATAATATCGGCGTCTTCGACCGGTCAGCACCACTGCCCACAGGCGGATATATCGATCAATCGGACGGCACGAGTTGGATGGGCATGTACTGTCTGAATATGCTGGCTATTGCGTTGGAACTGGCACGACATGATCCGGCCTATGGCGATGTGGCCAGCAAGTTCTTTGAACATTTTGTCTACATTTCTCATGCCATCAATCACTTCGGGGAAGGCAATCACGAAGCCTCTCTGTGGGATGAGACGGACGGATTTTATTATGACATGCTGCATATCCCGAACGGCCATTCTCAACAAATGAAGGTCCGGTCCATGGTGGGGTTGATTCCTCTCTTTGCCGTTGAAACGTTGGAGCCGGAGGTGGTGGATGCGTTGCCCGGCTTCAAACGGCGGCTATTATGGTTTATTGAGAATCGGCCGGAATTCCGGCGTCATGTCTGTTCAACCAGTCTTCCGGATGGAAGAGTGCGCCGGATGCTTTCCATTGTGGATCAGGAGCAACTCCCCAGAGTCATGAAGTACATGTTGGATGAAGAGGAATTTCTCTCCACCTATGGCATACGAGCCTTATCCAAATACCATCACGATCATCCCTATGTGCTCCATCTGAATGGACATGAACATCGCGTGGATTATGAACCGGCCGAATCAAAAACAGGGATGTTCGGCGGCAACTCCAATTGGAGAGGACCGATTTGGTTTCCGGTGAATTTTCTGCTTATCGAATCGTTGCAAAAATTCCATCATTTTTTTGGTGACCATCTCACCGTTGAATGCCCAACCGGGTCGGGATCGCAACAAACCTTGTGGCAAGTCGCGGCGGAAATTTCTCGTCGCCTCAATCGCATCTTCCTTCGTGATACGGCGGGCCATCGACCGGTCAACGGAGGAGTCGCCATGTTTCAGCACGATCCGCATTGGCGGGATCATTTGTTATTTTACGAATATTTTCACGGGGACAACGGGGCCGGATTGGGTGCCAGCCATCAAACCGGATGGACCGGACTTGTCACCAAGCTATTGGAACAATCAGGAGAATAG
- a CDS encoding carbohydrate porin — protein sequence MSGTYSACTLIVIALSLSSSIATTATAQLTDEAWYERKQLTGNWWGLRDLLVDSGVRPFIYYDSIFAANVSGGIESDKGFVGQVYAGLNTDLERLLGLEGMTFKISYVNRHGNSIGESVGGIYNPMAIFGGQTNYLYEFWLEKSFGNAWAIKLGRVSADLDFALSPLYFYSLSTAINGPIRALLLENALTSFPFAVLGGRIKYEPSAQHQFKLGAYLIGKDMFNFKDHGVNYSIRDDDGVSILSQYDWSPDVFDRPARVYVGVVNAFFDFEDFDGTGTTNHFVRFYGHADVEVADGLKLFGLLSYSDQDDVAKTPLQANIGALYTGLIPSRPDDLTIAYTTYAQFSDEYGESLGEDKTYEMVYELAHRIRIIPSFYIQPSVQYIHNPGGTGNIDDAVVLGAWVGASF from the coding sequence ATGAGTGGAACCTATTCAGCGTGCACCCTCATCGTCATCGCCCTATCGTTATCATCGAGCATTGCCACGACTGCCACGGCGCAGTTGACAGACGAGGCATGGTATGAACGGAAACAGCTCACCGGCAACTGGTGGGGACTCCGCGATTTGCTCGTGGATTCAGGCGTTCGGCCTTTCATCTACTATGATTCAATCTTCGCCGCGAATGTTTCCGGGGGTATTGAATCCGACAAGGGCTTTGTAGGGCAAGTCTACGCCGGGCTAAACACGGATCTTGAAAGGCTGCTGGGCCTGGAGGGGATGACCTTCAAAATCTCCTATGTTAATCGTCATGGTAACAGCATCGGCGAGTCCGTAGGCGGAATCTACAATCCCATGGCCATCTTCGGAGGTCAGACCAACTATCTCTACGAGTTCTGGCTGGAAAAGTCGTTCGGCAATGCCTGGGCGATCAAGCTCGGTCGGGTATCAGCCGATCTGGACTTTGCATTGTCGCCGCTCTATTTTTATTCGCTTAGCACAGCAATCAACGGTCCCATCCGCGCATTGCTGCTTGAAAATGCCCTAACCTCCTTTCCTTTTGCCGTCTTGGGCGGCCGGATAAAATACGAGCCTTCAGCGCAGCATCAGTTCAAACTCGGTGCCTATCTGATTGGCAAAGACATGTTTAACTTTAAGGACCATGGCGTCAACTACAGCATACGCGACGACGACGGCGTATCCATTCTGTCCCAGTATGACTGGTCGCCCGATGTTTTCGACCGCCCGGCCCGTGTCTATGTCGGCGTCGTCAATGCATTCTTCGACTTTGAAGACTTCGACGGTACCGGCACAACAAACCATTTTGTACGCTTTTACGGCCATGCCGATGTCGAGGTTGCCGATGGGCTCAAGCTATTTGGCCTGCTGAGCTATTCCGATCAGGATGACGTCGCCAAGACACCGTTACAGGCCAATATCGGCGCCCTCTACACGGGGCTGATTCCCTCGCGGCCGGATGACCTCACCATTGCATACACAACCTATGCCCAGTTCAGCGATGAATATGGCGAATCGCTTGGCGAGGACAAGACCTATGAAATGGTGTACGAACTCGCGCACCGCATCCGGATCATTCCTAGCTTCTACATCCAGCCTTCGGTTCAATACATTCACAACCCCGGCGGCACCGGCAACATCGACGACGCTGTCGTCCTCGGTGCCTGGGTCGGTGCTTCTTTCTAG
- a CDS encoding sugar ABC transporter substrate-binding protein, with protein sequence MKPSVRILLGVVIFFAATISASAQDVTLTIATVNNGDMIRMQKLSGIFTASHPHIALTWITLDENILRQRVTTDIATGGGQFDIVTIGTFEAPIWAERRWLVPLDDLPAEYDVDDILPPIRKALSFDGALFGAPFYGESSFTMYRTDLFERAGLAMPEKPTWDFIEGAARKLADRSNEVSGICLRGKPGWGENMAFLTAMANSYGARWFDMDWKAQFDGEAWKAAITDYVELMQAVGPPNAFANGYNENLTLFQSGKCALWIDTTAAGQFVTNEDSEVADRVGFGLAPDNGLGKSANWLWAWALAIPESSNNPDAAKQFIAWATSKGYLQLVASKEGWSNVPPGTRTSLYENQAYLDAAPFAEMTLASIRAADPENPTVDQVPYTGIQYVAIPEFQSIGTAVGNRFAKALGGEISIDEALDNAQWVTGKVIERARFLLGNQVEHE encoded by the coding sequence ATGAAACCGTCGGTTCGCATTCTCTTGGGCGTAGTGATCTTTTTCGCTGCGACAATCTCAGCCTCGGCACAGGATGTGACCTTAACCATCGCCACAGTGAACAATGGCGACATGATCCGGATGCAGAAGCTTTCCGGAATCTTCACGGCCTCCCATCCTCATATCGCGCTGACCTGGATCACGCTGGACGAGAACATCCTTCGCCAGCGTGTCACCACCGATATCGCGACCGGTGGTGGGCAGTTCGACATCGTGACCATCGGCACCTTTGAAGCCCCCATCTGGGCCGAGCGACGGTGGCTCGTGCCACTTGACGACTTGCCTGCGGAGTACGACGTCGACGATATCCTCCCGCCGATCCGTAAGGCCCTGTCGTTCGACGGCGCTTTGTTCGGCGCACCGTTCTATGGCGAATCCTCATTCACGATGTACCGTACCGATCTCTTTGAGAGAGCCGGGCTCGCGATGCCGGAGAAGCCGACATGGGATTTCATCGAAGGCGCTGCCCGCAAGCTGGCCGACAGGAGCAACGAGGTCAGTGGCATTTGCCTTCGTGGCAAGCCTGGGTGGGGAGAGAACATGGCGTTCCTGACCGCCATGGCCAATTCCTACGGTGCTCGCTGGTTTGATATGGATTGGAAAGCCCAGTTCGACGGTGAAGCCTGGAAGGCGGCCATCACCGACTACGTCGAATTGATGCAGGCAGTCGGCCCGCCAAACGCTTTTGCCAATGGCTATAATGAAAACCTTACTCTGTTTCAGTCGGGCAAATGCGCATTATGGATCGACACGACCGCGGCTGGCCAGTTTGTCACCAACGAGGACTCCGAGGTGGCCGATCGGGTCGGCTTCGGCCTCGCACCGGACAACGGGTTGGGCAAGAGCGCGAATTGGCTCTGGGCCTGGGCCCTGGCGATTCCCGAGAGTTCCAATAACCCCGATGCCGCGAAACAATTTATAGCCTGGGCGACCTCGAAGGGTTACCTCCAACTTGTCGCCTCGAAGGAAGGCTGGTCCAACGTACCCCCTGGCACCCGCACCTCGCTTTACGAAAACCAAGCCTATCTCGACGCCGCACCCTTCGCCGAGATGACGCTGGCATCGATCCGGGCAGCCGATCCGGAAAACCCGACCGTGGATCAGGTTCCCTATACAGGCATCCAGTACGTCGCGATCCCGGAGTTCCAGAGCATCGGCACAGCGGTGGGAAATCGATTCGCGAAGGCGTTAGGGGGAGAGATTTCGATCGATGAGGCGCTCGACAACGCCCAGTGGGTGACCGGCAAGGTCATAGAGCGCGCCCGGTTCCTACTGGGGAACCAAGTCGAACACGAGTAA
- a CDS encoding M20/M25/M40 family metallo-hydrolase, which produces MTSLILRTLCLLFLLAPATAAMGEDVDWKRTVGEAVDSLQQYLRFNTTNPPGDVTEPTDFLQKLLEKERITVTRYEAAPGKINLSARLKGTGKAKPILLLHHMDVVPADASRWNGMNPFGGELKDGHIWGRGAIDMKGTGVLQLYAFLTLARQKIPLDRDVIFLAVNDEEIGGTMGTRFLLDNHYEELDPEFVLDEGGFGSREIFVNGKLVFGISVAEKRAFWLRVSARGIAGHGSQPNDHNPNDKLMRALTRLFNAPFPTVSNPVLDALVTKLGKLEPNQFTNAIRQTTVSLTSLQSGVGHPPKANVIPSLAVATLDTRLLPGMDTDVFLAEVKSRLGDEVEVEVIHPASQSVVTPHDTGMFRALSGAITRHHPDATVVPMIIPYGTDSRMFRLRGAQCYGILPLVLSTELATSIHGDAERIPVDQFETGIRIYYETLVEVAAR; this is translated from the coding sequence ATGACAAGTTTGATCCTGAGAACTCTCTGCCTGTTGTTCCTGCTGGCGCCTGCAACCGCGGCCATGGGGGAGGATGTTGACTGGAAGAGGACCGTCGGCGAGGCGGTAGACAGCTTGCAACAGTATCTTCGGTTCAACACCACCAATCCGCCTGGTGATGTCACCGAGCCAACCGACTTCCTTCAGAAGCTTCTTGAGAAAGAGAGGATCACGGTCACGCGGTACGAAGCCGCACCAGGAAAAATTAATCTTTCCGCCCGGCTTAAGGGCACGGGCAAGGCCAAGCCGATTCTGCTACTTCACCATATGGATGTTGTGCCCGCAGACGCGAGTCGCTGGAATGGCATGAATCCCTTTGGCGGCGAACTCAAAGACGGCCACATCTGGGGCCGTGGCGCGATCGACATGAAAGGCACGGGTGTCCTTCAGCTCTACGCGTTTCTGACGCTTGCGCGGCAGAAGATTCCGCTCGACCGCGATGTCATCTTCCTGGCGGTGAACGATGAAGAAATCGGTGGGACGATGGGGACCCGCTTCCTGCTCGACAACCACTATGAGGAACTCGATCCCGAATTTGTTCTCGACGAAGGTGGATTTGGCAGTCGCGAGATTTTCGTGAACGGGAAGTTGGTTTTCGGTATCTCCGTTGCGGAGAAGCGGGCATTCTGGCTCCGTGTGTCGGCCCGTGGCATCGCCGGACACGGCTCTCAACCGAACGATCACAATCCGAATGATAAACTGATGCGTGCGCTTACCAGGCTTTTCAATGCGCCATTTCCGACCGTCTCCAATCCTGTCCTTGACGCACTCGTGACCAAGCTCGGCAAGCTTGAGCCAAACCAGTTCACGAACGCCATCCGGCAAACGACGGTCTCGCTCACCTCGCTCCAGTCAGGTGTAGGACATCCGCCCAAGGCGAATGTCATTCCCTCCCTGGCCGTTGCGACCCTCGACACCCGCTTGCTGCCGGGCATGGATACCGATGTCTTTCTGGCGGAGGTGAAGTCCAGACTTGGAGATGAGGTCGAAGTCGAGGTCATTCACCCCGCGAGTCAATCTGTCGTAACGCCGCACGACACCGGAATGTTTCGAGCGCTGTCCGGTGCTATCACACGGCACCATCCGGATGCGACCGTTGTGCCGATGATTATTCCGTACGGAACCGATTCGAGGATGTTTCGTCTGCGAGGGGCTCAGTGCTATGGCATTCTGCCCCTCGTGCTCAGCACTGAACTCGCCACCTCCATCCATGGTGACGCGGAGCGAATTCCCGTCGACCAATTCGAGACCGGAATCCGAATTTATTACGAAACCCTGGTTGAAGTCGCGGCCCGCTAG
- a CDS encoding SDR family NAD(P)-dependent oxidoreductase, with amino-acid sequence MQKIILITGSTDGIGLATARLLSSMGHHVLLHGRNPAKLEEVKKTLSVLPGDGRLESYVADLSRIADIEAFAKVVAEKHTRLDALINNAGVYQSPQTVTKDGLDVRFAVNTIAPYLLTQRLLPLFDSSGRVVNVSSAAQSPVDPRALAGQVRLSDDAAYAQSKLALTMWSRTMGLSLKDEGPPIIAINPGSMLGSKMVKEAFGVDGGDIGIGSEILSRAALADEFATASGQYFDNDTGQFASPHSDALNHQKCEEIVRVIKRVVIKIKRS; translated from the coding sequence ATGCAAAAAATCATTCTCATTACCGGTTCCACAGACGGGATCGGGTTAGCAACGGCCAGGTTGTTGAGCTCTATGGGTCACCATGTTTTGCTGCACGGGCGCAATCCGGCAAAACTGGAAGAAGTGAAAAAAACCCTTTCTGTGCTGCCAGGTGATGGGCGCCTTGAAAGCTATGTGGCTGATCTGTCTCGCATAGCCGATATCGAGGCATTCGCAAAGGTCGTCGCGGAAAAACACACGAGGCTTGATGCATTGATCAACAATGCTGGCGTCTATCAGTCGCCCCAAACGGTCACGAAGGACGGGCTCGATGTGCGGTTCGCGGTCAATACGATTGCGCCTTATCTGCTGACGCAACGGCTTTTGCCGCTGTTTGATTCCTCCGGAAGAGTAGTCAATGTATCCTCCGCGGCTCAGTCTCCAGTCGATCCGAGAGCGCTGGCCGGACAGGTCAGGCTGTCCGACGACGCGGCTTATGCGCAAAGTAAACTTGCGTTGACAATGTGGTCTCGCACTATGGGGCTTTCGCTCAAAGATGAGGGACCACCGATCATCGCAATTAATCCCGGGTCGATGCTCGGCAGCAAAATGGTGAAAGAGGCTTTCGGTGTGGACGGTGGTGATATCGGTATAGGCTCAGAAATACTGAGTCGTGCGGCTTTGGCAGATGAATTCGCGACGGCCTCCGGTCAGTATTTCGACAACGATACGGGGCAGTTTGCCTCGCCCCATTCCGACGCACTCAACCACCAAAAGTGCGAGGAGATTGTGCGGGTAATCAAGAGGGTGGTGATTAAAATAAAAAGATCCTAG
- a CDS encoding LLM class oxidoreductase, protein MTLEANFDTTGFQSINRGYNSVFRANRLSLGLVVPIENYTKGPVPEMHRHIERVQLAEALGFSAVWLRDVPFNVPSFGDAGQTYDPFVYLGLLAGLTDRIALGVASIILPLRHPAHVAKAAATADVLSGGRLILGVASGDRPDEYPALNIPFADRGARFRECFDYIRRMSDEQPDFDNAFGSPNGDIDMLPKPASGKLPLLVTGGSQQNPEWIAQNGDGWMIYPRHTVLQAQIIRDWQSRVEAAGRSPQPVMQPFYVDLAEDPETPPQPIHLGFRLGTHHLRDYLKLREEIGVNHIALNLRYNQTDFETTLKRLADDILPDFSG, encoded by the coding sequence ATGACACTGGAGGCGAACTTCGACACAACCGGATTCCAGTCTATCAATCGAGGATACAACTCCGTGTTCCGCGCAAACCGGTTGAGCCTTGGTCTGGTCGTGCCAATTGAGAACTACACCAAGGGTCCTGTACCGGAAATGCACCGCCACATTGAACGTGTTCAGCTCGCCGAAGCACTCGGGTTCTCCGCAGTCTGGTTACGAGATGTGCCCTTCAATGTTCCGTCATTTGGCGACGCGGGACAGACCTACGATCCGTTCGTTTATCTTGGGCTGCTGGCCGGACTAACAGACCGGATCGCTCTTGGGGTGGCGAGTATCATTCTGCCTTTACGACATCCGGCTCACGTTGCCAAAGCCGCAGCAACTGCCGACGTCCTTTCGGGCGGACGATTGATCCTTGGAGTGGCTTCCGGCGACCGTCCGGATGAATACCCGGCGCTCAACATCCCGTTCGCGGATCGAGGGGCACGTTTCCGAGAGTGCTTTGACTACATCAGACGCATGAGCGACGAGCAACCAGATTTTGATAACGCTTTTGGCAGCCCGAACGGCGACATAGATATGCTTCCCAAACCGGCGTCGGGAAAGTTGCCGTTGTTAGTTACAGGGGGAAGTCAACAAAACCCCGAATGGATCGCGCAGAACGGGGATGGCTGGATGATCTATCCGCGTCATACCGTTCTACAGGCGCAAATCATTCGCGACTGGCAGTCGCGGGTTGAGGCAGCAGGAAGGTCTCCGCAGCCCGTCATGCAACCTTTTTATGTCGATCTGGCTGAAGACCCCGAAACCCCGCCGCAGCCAATCCATTTAGGCTTCCGATTGGGTACGCACCACCTTCGGGACTATCTGAAATTGCGGGAAGAGATCGGCGTCAACCATATTGCACTGAACCTGCGTTATAACCAAACAGATTTCGAGACAACACTGAAACGTCTAGCTGATGACATATTGCCGGACTTCTCCGGGTGA